The region CACGATCGACCTGATGCCGCCGATGAGGTCCAGGAGGTCACCGGTTGACCTGAGCACCGCCCCGAAGTCATTGGGATCTCCGCACTTGGTTACGCCAACCAGGGCCCTGCATGAAGTCATAATTACCATCCTCCAGCTCTTGGTGCTTCTATAGTCGGTCCCACCCCAGTTGATTCTATCTCTGGCCCTCTGTTTCCTCTTTGAGCTCGACTATTTTCCATTTCCCCCTGACCCTCCGCAGCGTCAAGAGATCGCGATGTCTCTGGGTTACCTCTCCCTCGCCGGATGGGAGCGTAAGGGAGTAGGTGGCCCCAAACCTCACCTCTTCAGCCGTCTCGGATATCTTGGTGATCCTGAGGTCCGTGAGTTTAACAGGGTCCAGCACCTGCTGCACCGGCGGCCCCGCCGCGCCCTCGCCCCCGGCCCCAGCCCCAGCCCCGGTCCCAGCCCCGGCCTGAGTCTTAGCCCCGGCCTTCGCCCCGACGGAATCGGCAGGGCCAGCGGGCGAAGCCCCCCCTTGGCCCGGAGCGCGCCCGGCCTGGAGCATCATCCCCATATTCACCTTGTTTATGACGTAGAGATTCGTCACCCACCTGATGACATTCCTGCCCGCCTTTGAATCAATGGCCTCATCGAGGAGCTGCGGGTCGAGGTTATCTATCGCCTGGTAGTAGAGGGCCACCACCTTTTCCGGCGGCGTCTTCGCCGTTATGACGGGCGGGGTCTTGCCGCCCTGGAAGAGGTAGATTACAACGAGAACGGCCGCGATCACCCCGGCTATCAACCCGGCCCTCATCCGGAGGGAACGCATCACACGATCAACCCTCTGTGCCCTAGCAAAGGACTCCGCCTTCTTCTTAATATCAGCCTGCTCATCCGGACCCGCGTGGAAAGCCCCGGCTTGTTCGATTTTGCGCAAGCGTTCGAGAAGGTCGCCGGGGGATTTGGGCCTCCCTTCCGGGGACTTCTCCAGAAGAGACATAACCAGTTCCGCAATCTCCCCCGATATATCGGGATTGTGGTATCGCGGGTCAGCGGGCTTGCGCTCCAGGATGTTTTCGGTTATCATCTTGGGCTCAGGGTCATCAAAGGGGAGCTTGCCCGTGAGCATGAAGTAAAAGGTCACGCCCGCGGCAAACAGGTCCTGAGCTGGCGTCCAGGCTTTGCCCCTGATCACCTCCGGCGGGTTGAAGTTATCCTGGATATTGCGGCCCTGGATATTGCGGCCCGGGCGGTAAGGCGCAAGGATCCCGGCAGTATACGGGTCGAGGAGCGCTGCTTCCCCTGTATCCCTGATGATCACGCTTTCGAGGGTGGGCCCATGCAGGGGTTTCCCTCCTCTGGAGAATTCATCCATAACCCGGGCGATGGATATCATCCACTTTACAGACCTTTCCGGGTCAGGCGCAGCGTGCCCCAAGTAACCGTCGAGCGCTTCGCCCTCATAGGGATCGGTCTTTATATAGTACTTGTCCCCTATATTCTCGACCCCAAGCGGCCTTATGAAGCCCTCGACCGAGATGCCCTCGATCTCGTCTCGGCGTTTCTCAAGATTGCGTACAAGCTCGATCAGCACTCGCTTCTTGGGCTCGTGCTCGAATCCGAACTCCTCGAGGCGGTAACGCGGAGTCCCGCCAGTGCCAGTCCCCTTGCTGACAGCCTTGGTGCCAGGTTCCCCGGCAACAGATCCTTCTCCGGCAGCAGGTTCCTCAACAATGAGATATTCAATCCCGCGGGGGGTCTTTCCCTTGCTCAGAACGGTCCGGTCAGGGTTGAGTCCAGTCTGCACCTTGCTCCCTCCCACCTGGAATAGATATGCTGGGATGGATATCCGCGTCGCATACATATACCCCCATTATTAAACGAGATGGGAGCCCAGTTGGTTCCATCCTGGCTAGTTCCTTATTAGTCCCATATAGTATTTTAGCACTCCCGGCTTGAATCGGGTAGGGGGGCATCACTCGATCACTCAGTTATATGTAAGAGCCAGAATATGGTTTGGCGATCCCATCCCAGGTCCCAGGGCACGTGATAGCGGTCGGCGGTATGCGAGTTTACAAGCACATACCCCCGGGAATCCCTCCCGGTAACAATCGCAAAGTGCTCAATGCGCCCCTTTTCCTCATAGCCTATGAGATCGCCCTTTTGAAGTTCCTCCAGAGCCCCTTGCTGGATAACGTCATGCCAGCCCCCTCGAGCGACCCGTCTCGCGCGCCCGCTATAAAGGAGGTAGCTGGCGAAGCTTTCCGTTTGGACCCAGGCCTTGCTCCCGCCCCCGCTGAGCGGCGAGCACCTGTAGTACCAGGTCCAATCCGCGGAGAGGCCCCCGGCCTCGGGATCGCCCAGCACCTGTGATACAAAATTGGTGCAGTCCCCGCCATTCCCCGTGCAATCCTTGTATTTCGGGTTGTATTCATGCCAGTATTTATCTGCATAGGCGACCGCAGCCTCACGATTATATTTGCCGGAGGGCAGCCCGGCGGGTGGCTGCTTCCCCCCTCCAATGAGGTTTGTGGTGGGGTTCTTTCCCTGCGAAGGAGGGTTTGATGAGAGTGGCGGAGCAAGTTTAGGGCCCGGACCTGGCGGGGAGGGGGAGTCAGGCCTGTCCGCCGGCCTAACCTCGGGCACGAGGGTATCCTCATCGAGGGGATCCGTGTACCAGTCCCGCTTGATCAGCCACGTCCCGTTTTTATTGACGAACTCCATGGTATGACGGGTCCCGATCTTGAAACCGTCAGCCACCGGCACCGGCCCATTGGGCGCCACGTTCGCCATATCATCGCAAGGGTTATCCCCATAAGAATATCTAAACGCTATATCCTGCGTGAGGTAAACCCAGATGCTATCGCCCCTCGACTCTACGCCCTGTATCCTG is a window of Bacillota bacterium DNA encoding:
- a CDS encoding amidase domain-containing protein, yielding MKIRLAWAAVLFGLSMVYAIYSQLAVRANSELREVLTRHITMVLRARTDALLTGDDEAISRFYDTETRYGRWALDHETRRIKYVKAWSAGRGIRFTGAESNFRIQGVESRGDSIWVYLTQDIAFRYSYGDNPCDDMANVAPNGPVPVADGFKIGTRHTMEFVNKNGTWLIKRDWYTDPLDEDTLVPEVRPADRPDSPSPPGPGPKLAPPLSSNPPSQGKNPTTNLIGGGKQPPAGLPSGKYNREAAVAYADKYWHEYNPKYKDCTGNGGDCTNFVSQVLGDPEAGGLSADWTWYYRCSPLSGGGSKAWVQTESFASYLLYSGRARRVARGGWHDVIQQGALEELQKGDLIGYEEKGRIEHFAIVTGRDSRGYVLVNSHTADRYHVPWDLGWDRQTIFWLLHITE